From the Actinomadura luzonensis genome, the window CGACGACCACTGCGCGTGCCTGGGCAGGATGCTCCGGTGGAGCATGTCGGGGTTCGTCAGGACGTAGTTGGCGTGCTGGCGTACCCAGGTGCGCTCCTCGAACGGCGTGTCGCCGTCGAACGTGGCCGCGCGCACCTGCGTGATGCGCAGCTCCCGCAGCCCGCGGAGCTGGTCGGCGGCCAGGGCCTTGGTCGGCGTCAGGTACAGGACCGTGCCGCCGTCGAGACAGGAGGCGACCGCCGGGGTCAGGTACGCCAGGGACTTGCCCGACGCCGTGCCCGTTGAGATGATCACGTTTCGGCCACGGAAAGCCAGGTCGGCGGCCTCGTACTGGTGAGGCCAGAGTCCTGTCACCCCGCGGTTCGCCAAGCGCGTAACCAGGACGTCCGGCGCCCAATCAGGCCAACGGGCTTGACCCGCCTGACGTGCTGGAACATGCTCCACATGGGTGACGCGCTCATGACGTGCGGGAACACCGAGCAGATGGCGGAGGAGTGGACCTGCTCGTTGTGGGGAGGATGCGGAGGAAGTCACTGTTTCCAGTCTTGCATCAGTGGGCAAAGTCGCCGGGAATCGTGATTTCGTATAGACACAAGCCAGGCACGTGGTTGAATGCCGCGCGTCAGGGTCGGACAGTCTGGGGCCACGCTCCAGATTGCCAGGCCGGCAAGAGTACTTTCGCAGGCGAGGCGCTGGAGGATCTGTGGATCTGAAGTTGGATCACCACAACGAGGACCGACTCACCATCGTCGAGGTCGAGGGTGAGATCGATGTCTACACGGCGCCGAGATTGCGTGAGCTCCTCATCGACCTGGTGAACAAGGGCAACTTCCACCTTCTCGTCAACATGGAGAAGGTCGACTTCCTCGACTCGACGGGTCTTGGCGTCCTGGTCGGCGGGCTCAAGCGGGTCCGGGCGCACGACGGCTCCCTGGAGCTCGTCTGCACCCAGGAGCGCATCCTCAAGATCTTCCGGATCACCGGTCTGACCAAGGTCTTCGGGATCTACGCTTCGGTCGACGAGGCCAAGGAAGCTCACGGCAAAGACAAGTAGCATGGCTACCGTCGAGCTGACGTTCAGCGCCCTCCCCGCGCACGTGCGCACCGCCCGGCTGGTCGCCACGGCGATCGCCCGCCGCACCGGCGTGGAGGAGTCCCTGCTGGACGAGGTCAGGCTCGCCGTGGGTGAGGCGTGCTCCCGGGCGGTCGAGGCGCACCGCGCCCACTGCCCGGGCGAGCCCATCCGCATCGAGCTACGTGACGATTCCGGGCGGTTCGAGGTCACGGTCAGTGACCAGGCCCCCAGCGACGAGATCCACCAGGAGCAGCCGCTCGACCTGGGCATGCTCTCCGACTCGTTCATGACGGGGTTCGGCCTCGCGGTGATCTCCGGGCTGGCCGACGACGTCGAGGTGTTCCCCACACCCAAGGGCACCGACATCCGGATGAGCTGGCCCGCCTCCAACGGGATCCCCAGGCACTGAGGGTGCCCCGCCGCTTTCGGGCGCCCCGCTTCGCGGGCGCCTGAAACCCCTTTTTCCCTCCTTGTACGGCAAGCCACCCTGGCGCCACCCGCCGACCATGGCGGGGGGCCTCCAGGGGGACGCCCTCTGACCCGCACAGGGCCGGCCGCCGCAACGGCGCACAGGCACCGGCTGCCGTGGTGAAGCGAACCCGCTGGCGTGCCGGACCCCGTGACGACCGGGGAATCTGCGCCGCCGACCGGGAGCGTCCCGCGCTGTCGAGAGCCGTGCCGGGAGCCGAGGGCCGACGATCGAGGGCCTCGGTTGAGGGCCGTGCCGAGAGCCGAGGGCCCCAGGTTGGGGGTCTGGGGAGGGCCGACGGTCAAGGGCCTGGGTCGAGGGTCTGGGGCAGGCCGACGATCGAGGGCCTGGGTCGAGGGCCGTGCCGAGAGCCGAGGGCCCCAGGTTGGGGGTCTGGGGAGGGCCGACGATCGAGGGCCTGGGTCGAGGGTCGTGCCGAGAGCCGAAAGCCGAAGGCCCAGGTTGAGGGTCGTGGGGAGGGCCGACGGTCAAGGGCCTGGGTCGAGGGTCTGGGGCAGGCCGACGATCGAGGGCCTGGGTCGAGGGCCGTGCCGAGAGCCGAGGGCCCCAGGTTGGGGGTCTGGGGAGGGCCGACGATCGAGGGCCTGGGTCGAGGGTCGTGCCGAGAGCCGAAAGCCGAAGGCCCAGGTTGAGGGTCGTGGGGAGGGCCGACGGTCAAGGGCCGTGATCCAGGAGTCGCAGGGCTGCCCGGGTGCCGGCGATCAGGTCGGGGTCGCCCGAGGCCAGGCGCAGATCCAGTGCCTCCCGCAACGCCTCGCGGGCTTCGCCGGGACGGTTCAGGTCGGTGAGGGTCTTGCCGAGGTGCTGGAGCGTGAAGGACACCAGCTCGGGCGCCTCTGCCCTGGCGAGGGTGAGCATCGCGCGGCACAACGGCTCCGCGGTTGCCGGGTCGCCCGCGTAACGGTGGGCGTCGGCCAGGTTGAGGGTGGTGGCGATGCGCCGGCGGGTGGTGTCGGCCAGGGCGTGGGCGCGGACGAGGTGATCGATCGCGGCTTCGTGCTCGCCGAGGACCAGCATGCCGACGCCCAGGGCGCGGAGCGTGGCGTGGTCGGCCGGGGCCTGCGCGCGGGCTGCGGCGAGGAGGGCGGCGAGCCGGTCGCGGTCGCGGGGGATCATGCGCTGGCGCTCGTCGTAGGTGATGAGCCGGTTGATCTCCTGGAAGAGCACCTTCCGAGCCTGAGGCGCGTCATGGGGCTCGACGGGCGATCTCTCCGGCGGGCGGCGTCTTCGTGGTGAAGAGGGCTGGTAGGGGCCGGAATCGTGGGGAGGGTCCGTCCTGTGTCGTGCCGGGTGCGTGTCCGGTGCGGGCGGCGCCCTTGACGGGCTCGTCGTGGGTCCCGGGCAAGCGTTCGATGGAGACCATTTTCGGTCGGTCCGAATCCTGTCCTTGTCTTGACCCTAAACCAACGGAAATTCCGCGTGTCAGACCGCAAACCGCCCCCCTGACCGGCTCTTACTGGACTCGCGGATAATTAGTGACCTTCGGAGCCTTCATATCCGTTCACTGCCTGCGTAGACTCCCGGCACCGGCCAAGGTGATCCGGCGGAACAGCGGATTCAACCGGAAGCGGCACCCACAACCCGGATGGTGCCGCAACACCCGCCGAGGAGGGGCGCAGCACCGCCCGGGCAGGACGACCGGTCTTGCCGAGGAGAACCATGAGCAGGCACATGCTGGCAGCGGAGCCAGCGTCAAATCTGGCCCTGAGTGGAAACAATCTCACCATCGTGATCGTGGTCGCCGCGGTCGCGCTCATCGCGCTGGCCGTGGCAGGTGGTCTGGTACGGGAGGTGCTGGGCGCGGGCCAGGGCACCGAGCGCATGCAGAACATCGCCCGAGCCGTGCAGGAAGGCGCCGCCGCCTACCTGGCCCGCCAGTTCCGCACGTTGGCGATCTTCGTCGTCGTGATCCCGTTCCTGTTGCTCCTGTTGCCGGGGGAGACGGACGTCCGCATCGGGCGGTCGATCTTCTTCGTGGTCGGGGCGGTCTTCTCCGCGCTGACCGGCTTCATGGGCATGTGGCTGGCCGTGCGCGGGAACGTGCGCGTGGCCGCCGCGGCCAAGGAGGCGGGCGAGAAGCGCGCCATGCGGATCGCGTTCCGCACCGGCGGTGTGGCCGGCATGTTCACGGTGGGCCTCGGCCTGCTGGGCGCGGCCGTCGTCGTGCTGCTCTACCAGGGCAACGCGCCGGGCGTGCTCGAAGGGTTCGGCTTCGGCGCGGCGCTGCTGGCGATGTTCATGCGAGTCGGCGGCGGCATCTTCACCAAGGCCGCGGACGTCGGCGCCGACCTGGTGGGCAAGGTCGAGCAGGGCATTCCCGAGGACGACCCGCGCAACGCCGCCACCATCGCCGACAACGTGGGCGACAACGTCGGCGACTGCGCCGGCATGGCGGCCGACCTGTTCGAGTCGTACGCGGTCATGCTGGTCGCCAGCCTCATCCTGGGCCGGGCCGCGTTCGGCGAGGAGGGCCTGGTCTTCCCGCTGATCGTGCCCATGATCGGCGTGATCACCGCGATCATCGGCATCTTCGTCACCGGCATGCGCGACCGCGACCGCAGCGGCATGGCGGCGATCAACCGCAGCTTCTTCATCTCGGCCGCCATCTCGGCGGTGCTGGTGACCGCGGCGGCGTTCTGGTTCCTGCCGTCGAACTTCTCCGGCCTGACCGGCTCGCGCGTGCAGTCCGACGCCGACCCGCGGCTCATCGCGATCGGCGCGGTCCTCATCGGCCTGGTGCTGGCCAGCGCCATCCAGCTGCTGACCGGCTACTTCACCGAGACCACGCGCCGGCCCGTACGGGAGATCGGCGAGAGCTCGCGCACCGGCGCCGCCACCGTCATCCTGTCCGGCATCAGCGTCGGCCTGGAGTCCGCCGTCTACTCGGCCCTGATCATCGGCGGCGCGGTCTACGGCGCGTTCCTGCTCGGCTTCGGGAACGTGACGCTCGCGCTGTTCGCGGTGGCCCTGGCCGGCACCGGCCTGCTGACCACGGTCGGCGTCATCGTCTCCATGGACACCTTCGGGCCGGTCTCCGACAACGCCCAGGGCATCGCGGAGATGTCGGGCGACATCGACGGCGAGGGCGCGCGCGTCCTGACCAGCCTCGACGCGGTCGGCAACACCACCAAGGCGATCACCAAGGGCATCGCGATCGCCACGGCGGTGCTGGCGGCCACCGCGCTGTTCGGCGCCTTCCGCACGGCGGTCGAGACCGAGCTGGCGCAGGCCGACACGGCGATCAAGAACGCGCTCGGCATCTTCCAGAACTTCAGCCTCAGCATCGACAACCCGAACGTCCTGGTCGGCCTGATCATCGGCGCCGCGGTGGTGTTCCTGTTCTCCGGCCTGGCGATCATGGCCGTCGGACGGGCGGCGATGCGGGTGGTGTTCGAGGTGCGCGACCAGTTCCGCAACAAGCCCGGCATCATGGACGGCACCGAGAAGCCGGAGTACGGCCGCGTCGTCGACATCTGCACCCGCGACTCGCTGCGCGAGCTGGCCACGCCCGGCCTGCTGGCGGTCATGACGCCGATCGCGGTCGGCTTCGCGCTCGGCTACGCGCCGCTCGGCGCCTTCCTCGCCGGCGCGATCGCCTGCGGCACGCTGATGGCGGTGTTCCTGGCCAACTCCGGTGGCGCCTGGGACAACGCCAAGAAGCTGGTCGAGGACGGGCACCACGGCGGCAAGGGCTCCGAGGCGCACGCCGCCACGGTCATCGGCGACACGGTCGGCGACCCGTTCAAGGACACCGCGGGCCCGGCCATCAACCCGCTGATCAAGGTGATGAACCTGGTGGCGCTGCTGGTGGCGCCCGCGGTCGTGCTGTACGCGGGCAACCCGGTGCTGCGGATCGGGGTCACCGTGGTCGCGGTGGCCGTCGTGGTCGGGGCGATCATCGTCTCCAAGCGGCGCTCGGCGACGGCCGAGCCGGCCAGCAACAACAACGACCGCAAGCAGGAGCCGGTCGCGTCCTGACGCCCGGCCGCGGCCCTTCTTCGGCAGTGGTGAACGCCCGCTTTCCCCGTGACCGTGACGGGGAGGCGGGCGTTCCGTCTTCGCAGGAAAGGGGCCGGTGCAGGCGGCGTTTGGGCGGTATTCCGGGGGAAGAGGGAAGATCCAGTTCAGGGGGTGGAAGGGGTTCGGCGATGGCCGGAGACCGGACGGGACGCGGCGGATCGGCCTGGCGGCACGGGCACCGGGGCAGGTGCGCGCGGCCCCGGGGGCCCGTGGTGGGAAACTGTCCCGGTGGAGAGCGAGAAGCCGCCCAACGGCGCGAAGACCTTGGGCCTGATCCTGCTGGCCATGATCGTCATCCTGGCCGTCCTGGTGGGGCTGTCCGTCTGGGCATCGAGGAGCGGGTGATCCGGTGCGGACGCTGATCGTGCTGCGGCACGCCAAGGCCGCCCACGTCGCCGGCCTGGCCGACCGGGAGCGGCCGCTGACCGACCGCGGCGAGCGGGACGCCGAGCGGGCGGGCGAGGAGATCAGGGCGGCCGGCCTGGAGCCGGACGCCGTGTTCTGCTCCCCGGCGGTCCGCACCAGGCGCACCGCCGAGCTGGCCTTCCCCGGCGCGGAGATCAGCTACGAGCGCGAGATCTACGAGGCCTACCCCGAGGACCTGCTGAGCGTGCTCCACCGGGCCGACCCCGAGCTCGGCACGGTCGTGTTGTGCGGGCACAACCCGGGCGTGCACGAGCTGGCCCTGAGCCTGGCCGGAGGCGAGTACGGGTTCCGGCCCGGGTCGTTCGCGGTCATCGAGCTCGACGCGGCCTGGGCGGACCTCCACCCGGGCGAGGGCCGCCTGGTCAGCCGCTGGGACCCCAAGGGCGAGGACTGACGCTTCGGAGAGCTAGCGCGGGGTGAGGACGCCGTCCTCGGCGTCGGCGGCCTCCACCTCGTCCCGCGAGATCCCGAGCAGGTAGAGGATGGAGTCGAGGTAGGGCGTGTTGACCGCGGTGTCGGCGGCCTGCCGCACGACCGGCTTGGCGTTGAACGCGATGCCGAGCCCGGCCGCCGCGATCATGTCCAGGTCGTTGGCGCCGTCGCCGATGGCCACGGTCTGGGAGATCGGCAGGCGGGCCGCGGCGGCGAAGCGCTCGAGGGCCCGCGCCTTGCCCGGCCGGTCCACGATGTCGCCGACGACGCGGCCGGTGA encodes:
- a CDS encoding STAS domain-containing protein, with the translated sequence MDLKLDHHNEDRLTIVEVEGEIDVYTAPRLRELLIDLVNKGNFHLLVNMEKVDFLDSTGLGVLVGGLKRVRAHDGSLELVCTQERILKIFRITGLTKVFGIYASVDEAKEAHGKDK
- a CDS encoding ATP-binding protein; translated protein: MATVELTFSALPAHVRTARLVATAIARRTGVEESLLDEVRLAVGEACSRAVEAHRAHCPGEPIRIELRDDSGRFEVTVSDQAPSDEIHQEQPLDLGMLSDSFMTGFGLAVISGLADDVEVFPTPKGTDIRMSWPASNGIPRH
- a CDS encoding tetratricopeptide repeat protein, with product MLFQEINRLITYDERQRMIPRDRDRLAALLAAARAQAPADHATLRALGVGMLVLGEHEAAIDHLVRAHALADTTRRRIATTLNLADAHRYAGDPATAEPLCRAMLTLARAEAPELVSFTLQHLGKTLTDLNRPGEAREALREALDLRLASGDPDLIAGTRAALRLLDHGP
- a CDS encoding sodium-translocating pyrophosphatase, which encodes MSRHMLAAEPASNLALSGNNLTIVIVVAAVALIALAVAGGLVREVLGAGQGTERMQNIARAVQEGAAAYLARQFRTLAIFVVVIPFLLLLLPGETDVRIGRSIFFVVGAVFSALTGFMGMWLAVRGNVRVAAAAKEAGEKRAMRIAFRTGGVAGMFTVGLGLLGAAVVVLLYQGNAPGVLEGFGFGAALLAMFMRVGGGIFTKAADVGADLVGKVEQGIPEDDPRNAATIADNVGDNVGDCAGMAADLFESYAVMLVASLILGRAAFGEEGLVFPLIVPMIGVITAIIGIFVTGMRDRDRSGMAAINRSFFISAAISAVLVTAAAFWFLPSNFSGLTGSRVQSDADPRLIAIGAVLIGLVLASAIQLLTGYFTETTRRPVREIGESSRTGAATVILSGISVGLESAVYSALIIGGAVYGAFLLGFGNVTLALFAVALAGTGLLTTVGVIVSMDTFGPVSDNAQGIAEMSGDIDGEGARVLTSLDAVGNTTKAITKGIAIATAVLAATALFGAFRTAVETELAQADTAIKNALGIFQNFSLSIDNPNVLVGLIIGAAVVFLFSGLAIMAVGRAAMRVVFEVRDQFRNKPGIMDGTEKPEYGRVVDICTRDSLRELATPGLLAVMTPIAVGFALGYAPLGAFLAGAIACGTLMAVFLANSGGAWDNAKKLVEDGHHGGKGSEAHAATVIGDTVGDPFKDTAGPAINPLIKVMNLVALLVAPAVVLYAGNPVLRIGVTVVAVAVVVGAIIVSKRRSATAEPASNNNDRKQEPVAS
- a CDS encoding SixA phosphatase family protein, coding for MRTLIVLRHAKAAHVAGLADRERPLTDRGERDAERAGEEIRAAGLEPDAVFCSPAVRTRRTAELAFPGAEISYEREIYEAYPEDLLSVLHRADPELGTVVLCGHNPGVHELALSLAGGEYGFRPGSFAVIELDAAWADLHPGEGRLVSRWDPKGED